TGGGGCGGGGGCAACAAAAGACTGGGAAAGttgaataatattaaaaataaaatctgtttcCACAAGTGAGCAGGTTAATTGTAAAGAGGTGAGTTTCATGACTGGGTATCACAATGAGAGAAATCAGAGAATGTGGAAAAATCCCAGCAAGTAAACACCTAGGCTGGTTTGTTGATAGTTTTCCAAACTATTATAGAATATAATttctagttgttgtttttttctttcaggaaTAAATCAGGTCATATTCTGtatttaacatgaaaaaaatccatgattTTAGTACATTAGCATGCAAAATTTGAGATTATTTTGGGTAATATATCACttcatggcagcacggtggatcagctgtaaagtgttggcctcacagttgagctgaggtcccgggttcgatcccggccccgcctgtgtggagtttgcctgttctccccgtgcctgggtgggttttctccagacgtTCCGGTTTCCAGCCACATCCcgaaagcatgcaacattaattggacgctctaaattgcccctaagtgtgattgtgagtgtggctgtttgtctcgatgtgccctacgattggctggcaaccatcaCAGGGTGtacccgctgacagctgggataggatccagcactccagacacccttgtgagaataagcggctaagaaaatggatggacagatggttggatggatggatatcactTCATGCCATAAAAAATCTGAAGAATCGTTTGAGAGCCGAATGAGCCGGCTATCTTTAATTGAGCTGACCAAAAGAGCTGGTTCTCTCAAAACAGTCAGAATTCCCATCCCTGAttcaatttgtcaaaaaatataaaattgaccAAATTTAGACAGAGGACCTTTCTGCCTGACAGTGACAATATATAGATgtaattatattataatatataaaatagttCACTGGTAAAACTAAAACTACACTGTTTATTTAACTTGAATTCTCTGTGCATAATACTGTATTTCGGAATGTGCTGTGCTACACAGGAAGCTGAAAATGGAGGAGTTTATTCCTACAACCTTCCGTATGGATGTGAAGGAAGAGCGGGAGGCTTTCTTTGCTCTCCAGGGGGGTAGAAATAATTCTTTCTGATCCTCTAATACATACACACGACACGGGTTGAATAGCCTTTTTGTGTAGAATATCAAACTGCAAAATGTAATAGTCTGCGTAGCAGGGTTAACCGGTGAAGTGGTGATGATTTCATGAAAAGCGGAAAAATAATGCACTCCACCTCCCATGAGGCCCTGATAAAATCACCCGGGGAACATGCTGTTGCCATAGCGATGAGTCAGCAGAACCCAGGGCTGAGGCACAAACATGAGGAGACGGACTCAACGTGTTGGACAAAGCTAAGGCAAAATCTACAGTGTAATATAAGAATACACATGCATATTTGACCTCAGAAGACTtcaaagtcaagtcaagtttatttgaaTAGGCATTAAAGACAAAAGAGTCTCAACGGGCTTCACAGGGCCACAGGTGACAAAGATTGACAACACTCCGATGTGAATCCCCCAGTCAGGCAaggaaaaagtcaaaagtcCATTTGCgagaaatggaaaacaaaacatgagaaGGGACCACACATTGGAGGGAACTTGCTCTCAGAATGACCACGCTTCAGTGACTCTTGAATGGAATACATTTATCAGATAATTTGGTGCTATACATTGTTGCATTGATAGCCTTAGGAAGAGTGGCTCAGCCTCAGGACCCGGTCCAATGGATCGGAGCTGATAGCTCTTACAGCAACTCCTCTGGGGAAGCGGAGGTCCACCTCAGATGGTTAGTGCAGAATCCCTACAGGGACAGGATCAAATTCGGTCATCATCACCTCCACCCCTCTCCGAGGATGGGGgaggagagagaagaagcggcagtaaaacaggcctACATGTATTTGAACGCAATgccaaagtgtaaaaataagaccTAGTTTGAGATAATCAATGCAATACTGCTTCAGTGACAATAGGGCAGCATCAAGTAAATAAGAGTTTGTGATCGTGACGATTTGACCCTGACGACCCTTTAAGGCTATTTCCTGaaattgttaaataaaaaaacacattgacgTAACGGGAAATTCAAATTGTCTATGACAGTACATGTGTAGGGCTTTACTTTTCACACTGTTGACTGTTGCTGATGCTCATCAGGTGCGAACAACAATTCCAGTCAAATGTGGATCTGCAAGCCCACGGGTCTGAACCAGGGCAGAGGGATCTTTCTGCTGAGAAACCTGGAGGACATTGGCACCTTCAAGCTGAAGCTGCAACGCTTGGACGACCTGCGGGCCAGCACCAAAATGCTTCACCGCCAGCCGCAGGCTTATGTCGTCCAACAGTGAGCACAGACACACATTCTGATACACACAAGATactgtgtatactgtataccaGGGGCTCCACAAAGTACCACATTATCCACCAGATTCTTAGACTTGATAAGTGTCATCTGTGCAACTTTTAAATGTGCAGTTACATCCAGAGGCCTCTGCTGCTAAGAGGAAAGAAGTTTGATGTCCGCTCTTACCTCCTAATCGCATGCACGTCACCTTACATGGTCTTCTTTCGCCACGGATACGTCCGACTtacctgtgacccttatgagccCAGCTCCAATAATCTCTCAGACCACTTGACCAATCAGGTACAAGCGAATAGTGTGAATCAGTTAGTCTTCAGAGGTTACATGATGGGTGTTTGTGCGCCCCCTGCCGCCCGCCTGCAGTACATGCAGAAGAAGAACCCATTGTACAGTCAGATGAAGGAAGACACCGTGTGGTCCATGGAGAGCTTCAACGCCTATGTCAACAACTGGTTTCAGGTTGCCAAGGCTCTACCGAGGGACTGGGTGCTGGGGGCCTTCACGGTGAGTGCTGCCGTTGTTGTCTGGTTGCTCGCAGGGACCAATTATCGGTCATAGAATGATCCATGCAGACTCAACTTGCTCCTAATTGAGGGGAAGGCGAGGTTGGCGTCAGCTCGTTTGTGTCTGACGATGCATCATCTTATCATTGCCGCTGAAATAATGATATGGCTGCGACAGTGACAAAATACAACTTAAGagtaacaataaaaacaaaaacatgacaataAATAGTCACGCAGCTCGTTTCTTGGCCAATTTATTGGTTCTTGCCCCTCTGTTAACATGTtagtataaatataatataattcatATAATTTTGTATTGTCTGAAATGTTtcagataaaacaaaacaccccaaaaatagATCAGCACTTAAGTCATCATTGGGTCGGGTGTACAGTAGAGTCTACTCTATGTTATATTgcattatattaaaataaaatgtttcatataTTCGGATCTTTAAAAAACTGTTGGGATGGTTCAGTATGCAAAATACCTGAAATTGTAAACACGTAGATTACTCTGCACTAACCAATTAACTAACACCCTATAAAGATTGGTGGATAATAGGTAAGGTTgggcattgtttgaatttgagcgaTTCCGGTCCTGATTTCCATTCCGGCTTCAAATCATTCTTGATTCAGATTCTTTTAAGGAGGCTCGTTCATTTGCATTGTCTTAAATAAAGGGTGTCCAATTATGAAaagcaattttcatttcatagcatagattgaaatgaacatttgactcggGGTTCTTTATAACCAGGATCCATGTCACGCCTATGAACAAAAAGGCAATGTGTGTGGAGCTAACCCGAATGACTTAATACTCATCAATTAATGTTTcagcaaaaaattaaatatgggatttttaaaatagttatttAAAACATCAAAATGGTTTATATGTGCATGTTTTaacttgttttgctgttttaggCATGAAGCCTTTAATTTTGAAGGGTATGCATGGGAACTCTGCATTTTGGCACAAAAAGTAACTTCACATGAAACGctcaagtttaaaaaatgaaagtaaacccagacagcaaaaaaaaaaaagagaaatgaatgGAACCAAATGCTCTGTAAAAGATTGATTCCTTAAACTGTTCTCTGATGAGCCACAAGGTAATGTTTCTGACACTGTGAGACGTATGTGAATATTATCCaaattcattgtgatgtaaagttGCTAGAGTGAACGTTGCTCAAGTTTTACCACAATTTTCAGCATTACTGGCTCTTCCATCAGTTTGAAGAATAAAACTAAGGCTAAAAAGCATCAGTACAGAAGTGCAATCTACTGATGACCTAGTTAGCAGCTTCATTGTTGCCACAAATATTTACTTATTGCAAATTGCTAATTTGACTCCGCGCGGTATAGGTTGAGCCCCGGAGCAGGAGGGAACGTCACAAAAGCCTCCGTTGCATTATCCAAACTTATTCCAAGTGCTGAACTGAGGTGACtgctcatttattttaacagttAAGAAAGGGTTTATTCACAAGCACAAGTCTTTGGGCTCATTCTTTTTCATTGGTTTTCTTCTTCGAGGTCGGCATCGAAAGAGAACaaccacattttttaatttccagaaTGTTAGTCCCAATTCCAATCGGGTCCTAATTCTTGATGCTCCACCCTAAATACAATTATCTCTCCTATGATCATACATTCTTAAAAATGAATCCACCAATGACCCGTGGCGTCAGGTTAATGAAGCAGCAAACATTCTGGAAATATCTTCAGGGTCAGAACAGGAGAACCGAGATTAATTCCAATGTTTCAAGCCTAATTGGTGAACACGTCCTTTCTGTATCTGTATATGGCTTTGTCAGAGAGCTGTATATGTGGAATTTTTAAGaggaaaattaaaattatgatCATTTAAAGGATAATTTAATAGATAAAACTAACGGACAGAACTGAGGTTTTTTGGTTTACCTTTCCACCCGCTAATTATTAGGCTTTTATgatgactaccgtaattcccggcctacagagcgcacctggttataagcccccccaagtacatttgtaaaggaaataccatttggtacatagataggCCGCAGCCGTTTAAAAGTCCCAAGTGCCCAccttgaaacccacattgaaacacaagatatttacaaaaaaaagatggtacacagattttaatgctagcgccactcCGCTACTGCTAACAATAGCGCCGGGCTAACGggagcggttaaaaaaaaaaaaacataccgataaaaatcactgacacacggcaGTGACACgcttgcgcagcgctaacagggccggaccggtaaaagtcacttcctcggcacatatattccaccggtctcactcttaccttttccgctcgagttccccATTttggccgttggaaaaaaaatgcacaaattagccgcatcaccgcataaaccgcaggcttgaaagcgtgtgaaaaaaagtcgcggtttataggccggaaattatggtacctCTTTTGTGATGAGAAGCAAATGCACCACTGTACGCGACCATTAACACCACTGCCCACCTGCccccaaactgtttttttgaAGACCAAGGTCAAGATCTATTGGCCGACTATCGCTGAAGTTGACAGTTTTTAGAGGCCTCGTTGAATTGTCTGCCTACTGAACGATGGAAATTGTATAATCATCGTTTTAGTAGTGGTGTGATGGCTGGGGCATGGGGCCACTGTGGTGTAAGGTTCCCAAACCTCCTGTGTGTAAGCCAGTCCATAAAAGTATTGCAAAAAAGACTGCCTTTCAGGTAAAGTTCACATGTCTGCCAGCTAGGCCTGAGCTGGAGGTGATTGGACATTGCTTTGAGCTGGTCCCCAAGTGCAGTGGAGTGCTGTCATTACACCTTATTGTTTCCTCTATAAAATTCCGAGTATGAAATTAACACATACCCACCTGCCAAATGCACGTTAAAATTCATTTTGGTGCATGGTCATAAAAATATACAAGCCAATTTGGCTGATGTGTGACCGGTGGCATTCCTGCCAGAGATGGCACTCGTGTCGAAGACAGCCTTGCTGCGAAATGCGAAAAGTTGGAGAAGATGTAGCTACTCCCCCGAAATGACCACGCCATCAGACAAAAAGCCCATCCAATGTTGCATATGTAAGTAAGTGAATTAATGTTACTCTTTACATGTTTTACAATCTGTGCAATTACTGTGATATGGTACAGAGTACAGTAATGTAAACGCTTCCATAGAaagaaattgaactttttttaaattaaactttgTCTTTTAAAATCTCACTGAAATGTACTTTGTTGTAGGCTCTTACAGTGGCTTAATTAATTTACATGATaattaccgcaatttccggcctacagagtgctccttgttataagcctcacccagtacatttgtaaaggaaataccatttggtacttgcatacgccacagctgtgtaaaagctgcaagtgcccacattgaaacccacatggAAACaccatatttacaaagaaagactgtacacagtttaacgctagtgccaccgcgctaatgttagcaccgccgcgctaatggtaatgctaacgctagggttaacagggccagttaaaaaaaaacataccggtaaaaatcaccgagacacggcagtgacaCGCGAGCGCAGTACTAACAGAGCctgacaggtaaaagtcacttccttggcacaaatattccatcggtctcactcttaccttttccgcgcgagtgctcccttgcggccgttagaaaaaatgcacaaattagccgcatcaccacaaaAACCGCAgacttgaaagcgtgtgaaaaaagtcgcggtttttaggccggaaattacggtaatgtcaGAGTGGAAGGACCTGAATAGTCGCGAGACATACACAAATGTCTACCAGGCAAAAGCGTTCACACATTACATAACAgtgacagtttttatttttcagaatcagagtaaatgtcatttattatttattattatttgtgtaattGTTGGCAAGCGCATACATTGTCTGAGCCTTCCACAGGAACTTTTGAAGAGTCGCTGTCAACAGAACGCCGCGCCATTGGTGTGCTTACGTCCTTGATCTTTTTGTTGCTCTTCTTGCCATCCCTGCAACGACAGCAGACTGTGAAAGAGGGTTCAGTCTTATGAAGTGGATAAAGAGTGAATTCGTGCTCAGGCCTGAAAGGTGAGACCCTCTCCGACCTCCTGAAAAACCTCCTCCGCTCACTTGACATCAAAGACTTGGATCTTACACAAGCCGTCGACATCTGGCATGCTGACAGCTTGCGCTCACGCAGGCCTCAGTTTGTTCCGCAAAGTCCGCAAACACGGAACTTAAAAGAACTGAGGCCGGCTCAGGTGACGACTCTTTGACGAAATGAGTTCGGAGAGCTCTGAAGACATCTGATTCTGATGGTTTGATCCCAAATTTGGAAATCATCAAGTTTGTTATTTCTACCTTAGCACTTTGGGTCTGTAACTTAAAAATATGGCATCTCCACACAAACATGTTAAATCTTAAAACATTTAATGAAATTTCTTGGAAGGAAATGTTTgtactttttgggttttttttcattgaaatgtcATCAATTCCAATAAAATTACCATATAAATTCAGTGGCACTCataatttcttgttttgaattggcgattttgaaaaaaaagtgtgacgacATTTAAGGCCAGGATGATATAGTTGGGTGGGTTGTTGGTCTGCTGCATCGGACCCCTATGCGTTGTGGTCAAggcgattacatttttttttaaatggtgcgTTCCACCATTACTAAGTACAGTACAAATGCTAAATGGCTACAATATCATTTTCACACTATTGAATGTGTTTATTGACCATTAGAATGTGTTGGCTCTTTGATGAAGTTGTCTGTAAAATGTTTGTTCAAATTGAGACCACAGCATATGAAAGAAACATAACCGTGTCAATTATCAGTTCTCCAGAGGAAGTGCTACTATTGTGTCATTCTGTTACATCCCTACttatgagaaaatattttgatatttttcaaatgagttgTGAGGTCAAGTCacattaaaagtgaaaaaatgtgttaaaagtccacctccactccatgtattatcctgagtcagatgcacttgtgtgaagtcgtgagctgcataaagacaccggtccacccccatacaatcagtaagactcaaacttgtaacatggccaagaccaaagagctgtccaaagacaccggacacaaaattgtacaactccacacggctggaaagggctacggagaaattttcaagcagcttagtgaaaaaaggtccattgttggagcaatcattagaaaatggaagaagctaaacatgactgtcaatctcaatcggagtggagccccatgcaagatatcaccttgtggggtctcagtgatccttagaaaggtgaggaatcagccgaggactacacgacaggacttggtcaatgacctgaaaagagctgggaccaccgtttctaaggtgactgttggtaatacactaagacatcatggtttgaaatgatgcattccacggaaggttcccttgctcaaaccagcacatgtcgaggcccttcttaagtttgcaaatgaccatttggatattacaaaggagtcatgggagaaagttttttggtcaggtgagaccaaaatggaacttttgggtcatgATTCCACGAACCATGTTTgggggaagatgaatgatgagttccatcccaagaacaccatccctactgtgatgcatgatgggggtagtagcatcatgctttggacaggacgactgcactgtattaaggagaggatgacggcggccatgtcttgtgagattttggggaacaagaccattgaagatgggtcgtggctgggtctttcaacatgacaatgacccgaagcacacagccagggaaactgaggagtggctccgtaagatgcacatcaaggttctggcgtggccttgcctGTCTCGAGACCTAAACCCaccagaaaatctttggagggagtgggccaaaatccctccagcagtgtgtacaaacctggtaaacaactactggaaaagtttgacctctgtacttgcaaacaaaggctactgtgctaaattttaacattggttttctcaggtgttcaaatacttacttgcagctgtatcacacaaataaatcattaaaaaaatcatacattgttatttctggattattctttttagatgatctctctcacagtggacatgcacctacgatgaaaatttcagaccccaccatgatttttaaatgggggaacttgcaatatagcagggtgttcaaatacttattttcttcactgtatatccacTGTAAATATTGCACAGGGTTGATCTAGTCTTGGCATTTGCTTAATTGTGTTGTCTTAAGAACTGTAGGAGTTCCAAGGCTGTCCCCACAACTTACACAGCATAGTTTGTTCAGATGCGAACTTGAGTTCAATTGTTTCAGTGCAATCAATCATAATTTCCCTTgttcatttcactttttaaggtatgaatcttttttttttttttaaccattttcacTGCATCATCTAGCTCATCGAGATGAACATACTGTATTAGAAACACCTGCATTACAGCGTAATGACTGAGCATTATTATCTATTCTATTGGATTTCATCAGGGTGTGTAGGCGTACCTAATGATTTGACCAATGTGTGTCGTAAATGACATATGTATGGTTTTGCTATTGACCGGAAGAGCTCAAATACTGTAAGCGATTGCTTTATTTCTTTGTGGTTCAGACGTGCATGCAGCAGATCATGACGCAGTGTTTCTTTGCCGTCAAACCCAAGTTGGACCGGAGGCTGGGTTTCTTCGACCTCATAGGTTGTGACTTCATAGTGGACGAGGAATTCAAGGTTGGTTCGGGATCCAACGAGTATATGTCTACTGTATTTGAAATCCAAGtcttatgtggaaaaaaaataaaaataaaaataaaaaaggtgtgGCTTTTGGAGATGAACTGTAATCCGGCTCTCCATGTGAACTGCGAGGTGCTGAAGGAAGTGATACCCAGCACTGTAGAGGAGACACTAGGTATGTTCATTCAGAGCTGACCAGCACGTTTGCCCGTTTCATAGTACCGattcttttcttcctcctcttcagatTTAACTCTTGAAATCTTCAACAAGTGTCGTCTCAGACAGCAGATCCTGCCTTTGGCCTGTCAGGGATCGTTTGTGCTCTTGTACAATGGACATTGTAGCTCGGATTCCAGAGACAACATTGGAAaaggtcacaaagtctccaagaAGAGCCCAAAGACCAAACCCAAAAAGTCAGTGAAACACAGCGCAACCGAGACACCGTCCACATCAGGGgtgtaaaactcatttttctcacaggtCGCATTGTAGTTCCAGCTTCcatcagagggccgttgtgactgtgaaacaatgaaaatatttcatggtctcatcatatttacatcatcaatatatgaactagttttggaatcagaacacaagggtaatgtgtttttcaactattcatgcttgggaacacaaaaatgcttgtaatatcttaactttatcatttatgatatatgccAATGTGAAATCTTGGTCCAtctttttacaagaatcatgtaactcgacactctagatttggcttcgcgggccacataaaatcatgtgctgGGCCGAATCTGGctcccaggccttgagtttgacacctgtggtctacatCTCTGGATAGCGCTTCAAATATGACCACTTTGCTCTGTCCCGGGTCAGCGGGCAGCGCTTCAGCGGTTTGAGTGGAAGCATCCAAGTCCTTTGGCAAGCATGTGCACCTTGCAGCAAAATCCCGTAGGTGAGGATGTGTTGAAACATCCGGAAAAACCAACGAGAAAATAATGATTTCATGAGGGTTATATTAACTCTGAGTCATAATCAttaacattaaaagaaaaatatttcacagtTTAAGAAATCCATACAAACGTATTACAGTTTTTTAATTCAAAGACTGGAATATCCTTAGTGTCTGAATTTGACACCAGAAAAGAGTGTTGTTAATTAATCTAAAAGTCCTCTTAAGTGTCTTTAAAACTGACGAAGACTTTATGTGTTGTTACTCAGAGTTGTGCAGCGtttaaaatcacattgcaatgtttatttcaagacaatttattacagatttttttttcattaaaagtgcatacatttcatgttttgacatctttgtcttcattttttacaACTTCAGGTTCCATATTGAatatcaaatatattttctaCTCATTTATTCATGAAAGGATACACCATAAACATCAGAGTTCAGTGTGTGAAATTACTTTTCACGTCCCTTGATAAAATTTGCACCAATGGTGGTATTTGCTTGAGCTCAATAACTAACTTAGCTTAGGATAatactcattttaaaaaaaagcttaaatgtTTATTATACTTCTCAACTGGGCACCAGTGAGCAGACATAAAATGTCACTAGTGTGGTTTctatttcagcaattaaaaatGTGCATCCATGTCAGTGTATGTGCATATTCTTCCATACAACTCGATGTCAGGAGTGAGGGTATAAATGGAAAATGAGACAATGAGCCACAGTCggaataaatgtaatttaatgagCAAAAGAACCACGATAAACGCGGctacaaacaatacaaaaaatagAATCCAAAGCAACGACGGAATGGGACGTTGTGAGACGAGTTGCTctaaacaatgacaaaataagGGCGTGATGGTGGATGGAGTCGCAGCAGAAAGTAGTGGGGCAGAAGGACCAGCCACGACCACAAATAGCCTCGAATAATGCTGTAGATGTCGGTGATAATAGCATTGCAATACTATCAATATTTTGATTTGTCAGACAAAGGTACCACTACACTGTTTTAAAGGagactgtcatgctcctggcatcctccccaggctgggtgtggtcagccaattagtcggcacacacctgcaccctggtttgggctgagtacacccggtatttataggacacgggggacaactagtccgccgccagatcgttgagcttcattcCCGTTCCAGCAcgctcgtatccctgatcgacaacctgtgtgtaccgaccttcgcctgttctccgactcaccccGTAAGTCTTACTCCCTCGATACTTCTGCCGGCTTTGAACGTTCTCCTGTCTACCTGAcctgccgtgtaccgaccctcgcctgccCCCGCaccatccaagtaagcctgcctattctgctactgctgctcttacggactgacttgctgatcatagacctcggactgaataaaggcttttgtactgtacctgcttgcctctggagtcgtgcatttgggtccgccctcgatcCTCgccatgacagaacgatctggccaaaacatggacccagccgactctgagaccatccgccgctcgctgcaagtccagggcagacacctggtcgagcaggaggctgctctccaggtaactaaTCAACATATCCATAAGATTTGTGCCaggctggaaccgtggctagcgtcccaagctagcgcggctgct
This DNA window, taken from Syngnathoides biaculeatus isolate LvHL_M chromosome 2, ASM1980259v1, whole genome shotgun sequence, encodes the following:
- the ttll10 gene encoding protein polyglycylase TTLL10 isoform X1, whose translation is MSIRSCVELCSQALNDDNQVHRRGEKAEDNQASVVQLSPAHYVIQVELAKDGQMKVKGKGKPTGDDKRRCIQMAINKTAHNRTLGACLHKSFPRTLLMWSYPVRKEGQYPEEPRGSGPFFFFGGTNGAEIVSAYCERRGWQRIHNKHREDFKLKWSETKSPRTYLNFREGEQLVYQIPNNKVLTTKIGLLSSLMAYERVRCKVNHGQALRKLKMEEFIPTTFRMDVKEEREAFFALQGGANNNSSQMWICKPTGLNQGRGIFLLRNLEDIGTFKLKLQRLDDLRASTKMLHRQPQAYVVQHYIQRPLLLRGKKFDVRSYLLIACTSPYMVFFRHGYVRLTCDPYEPSSNNLSDHLTNQYMQKKNPLYSQMKEDTVWSMESFNAYVNNWFQVAKALPRDWVLGAFTTCMQQIMTQCFFAVKPKLDRRLGFFDLIGCDFIVDEEFKVGSGSNEYMSTVFEIQVLCGKKIKIKIKKVWLLEMNCNPALHVNCEVLKEVIPSTVEETLDLTLEIFNKCRLRQQILPLACQGSFVLLYNGHCSSDSRDNIGKGHKVSKKSPKTKPKKSHCSSSFHQRAVVTVKQ
- the ttll10 gene encoding protein polyglycylase TTLL10 isoform X3, which encodes MMTTKCTGEAKKQRTTRLQLSIRKEGQYPEEPRGSGPFFFFGGTNGAEIVSAYCERRGWQRIHNKHREDFKLKWSETKSPRTYLNFREGEQLVYQIPNNKVLTTKIGLLSSLMAYERVRCKVNHGQALRKLKMEEFIPTTFRMDVKEEREAFFALQGGANNNSSQMWICKPTGLNQGRGIFLLRNLEDIGTFKLKLQRLDDLRASTKMLHRQPQAYVVQHYIQRPLLLRGKKFDVRSYLLIACTSPYMVFFRHGYVRLTCDPYEPSSNNLSDHLTNQYMQKKNPLYSQMKEDTVWSMESFNAYVNNWFQVAKALPRDWVLGAFTTCMQQIMTQCFFAVKPKLDRRLGFFDLIGCDFIVDEEFKVGSGSNEYMSTVFEIQVLCGKKIKIKIKKVWLLEMNCNPALHVNCEVLKEVIPSTVEETLDLTLEIFNKCRLRQQILPLACQGSFVLLYNGHCSSDSRDNIGKGHKVSKKSPKTKPKKSHCSSSFHQRAVVTVKQ
- the ttll10 gene encoding protein polyglycylase TTLL10 isoform X2 produces the protein MRGAVGPDSCSQIMSIRSCVELCSQALNDDNQVHRRGEKAEDNQASVVQLSPAHYVIQVELAKDGQMKVKGKGKPTGDDKRRCIQMAINKTAHNRTLGACLHKSFPRTLLMWSYPVRKEGQYPEEPRGSGPFFFFGGTNGAEIVSAYCERRGWQRIHNKHREDFKLKWSETKSPRTYLNFREGEQLVYQIPNNKVLTTKIGLLSSLMAYERVRCKVNHGQALRKLKMEEFIPTTFRMDVKEEREAFFALQGGANNNSSQMWICKPTGLNQGRGIFLLRNLEDIGTFKLKLQRLDDLRASTKMLHRQPQAYVVQHYIQRPLLLRGKKFDVRSYLLIACTSPYMVFFRHGYVRLTCDPYEPSSNNLSDHLTNQYMQKKNPLYSQMKEDTVWSMESFNAYVNNWFQVAKALPRDWVLGAFTTCMQQIMTQCFFAVKPKLDRRLGFFDLIGCDFIVDEEFKVWLLEMNCNPALHVNCEVLKEVIPSTVEETLDLTLEIFNKCRLRQQILPLACQGSFVLLYNGHCSSDSRDNIGKGHKVSKKSPKTKPKKSHCSSSFHQRAVVTVKQ